The Oncorhynchus keta strain PuntledgeMale-10-30-2019 chromosome 28, Oket_V2, whole genome shotgun sequence DNA segment actttttcaatgctagttagGGATACTATAGTTATCACGTCTCACATTGGCTTTCTTAACTACAAAAAGGTGAAACGTGTTTTTAATCCTGGTGCCTCTGCACACCTAGAttcgttagctagctatccctGGCAAGTCTCGGAAATTAAAAGATTTTCAAAGTTCCTCCAAAGAAGCCGCTCCTCCataggtataattctgtgggcctaattcagataaaACATGTCATAAGATGCCCAGTGCTTCAAGCCAaacttcctcctccatcctctcttgcGCTCTTCCCATCTGCAAAATTTCAGTCACATCTCGGCCCTATACTTCTCTGTCCGTGATAAAATCACGCATGTAAACAACTATAGCTTGCCTGCACCATAACAAGCTACtctatctacactgattggtgaagtAGTTTAGAAAGGAAAAATATAAACGGGTACTTTTTGTGGTTCATACCATTCAGAACCTTATTTTGCAGTTCGGAATAGTGTAACAGAACAAAAAagatggttctgttcagaacaaaacTATTGAAAAATGTAGGTTCCAACCCCTGCTTTTAGGTCACCCCTCAGTCACAAGTCTAACTAGTCTACTGTACTAGTATGCTGTCAATCTTTATTAATTTCCATACACAGGCTGCAGCCTTGGTAGAGGAGGAGACTCGCCGATACAGACCCACCAAGAACTACCTCAGTTATATGCCAACACCTGATTTCACTACATTTGAAGTAAGTACCACGTACACAGTTCATGCTATAAAAACAAAAAGGCATACATTAATATGTAAACTAATGCCATGACGCTGGCTTTTGACTGACTCGTCACTGTCAACTGTGAAATATACACTGCTCGACAATGACATTATGTGAAGCAAATACTAATGCTTATATCACCCATCAGACTGAAATCATGAGGAACGAGTTTGAGAGACTAGCAGCCCGGCAGCCCCTGGAACTTCTCAGCATGAAGAGGTAAACCCAGTCTACTCTTTTGCTCAGAGCACGTACAGTCATGTTTTAAAAAAGCTTGCTAACTGTCAATCCCACATTCAGTTCTAACTTGACACATTTAAACCCTCATCATCCTCTGAGTGTACACTCAACTGTTTCTGTTTCACCTGTGCAGATATGAGCTTCCAGCTCCATCATCAGGGCAGAAGAATGACATCACTGCATGGCAGGAGAGTGTGAACAACTCCATGGCTCAGCTGGAGCATCAAGCAGTGCGCATTGAGAACCTGGAACTTATGGCACACTACGGTACCAATGCATGGAAGGTCTACAATGAGTGAGTCGGTGGCTGCTGCTTGTGCCCCCAATAGAGTTTTCATTTATTTTAGTTTCCAAGAAAGAGTCAGGAGGGACAACCAAACTGATTTGAATTAAGCTAACAAATGGGGTTTGAATAGTCATTTAATTTGAGAGTGGAGGAGATCAGTCTTTTTACTTGTCAGTTTAGTCCTTTTTACACATGCTTGTCCTGAAGGGTAAAGTATAGATTCACAGGGATTTTTTGACTTTGCCTTAATCTTTGCCATTATTTCCACTCCACAGTAACCTGGCCTTTATGATTGAATTGGCTCAAAAAGAACTACAGAAATGTAGGTAGGTAAATGGTGTGAAAACGTTGCTTTACAATTTCCAGGTTGTGCAATACATTCCTCATGGTTAGCTCGTTTGGTAGTAGTTTGTCAGATTGAGTCCAAAACTTTGTCGACAAGCTTCTTCACATCAATAACGAGCTTctgcatatacagtatatatttttcacaaccttctgtgtgtgtggtgtcattTATACAGAAAGCAGATTCAGGACTTGAACTGGCAACGGAAGAATGATCAGCTTGCAGGCGGGGCCAAGCTGAGAGAGCTGGAGTCAAAGTCAGTTCTGTGAATGTTGTATTTTTCATTACTGTTTTCTCAACCGTGGTATGATTTCTAAATCCATGCCATCTCTCTTTTGTAACAGTTGGGTGTCCCTCGTAAGTAAGAACTATGAGATTGAACGTGCCATCGTCCAGTTGGAGAATGAAGTTGGACAGCTcaaacagcagcatggtgacgaGAACAAGGAAAACATTCGACAGGACTTCTAGAAACAGAACCTTGCAGAAGAGACATTTTACAAGAAAGGAAATGTTGAGCTTGCAGCTGAGAACAATGAAAACCAATGTAAAAAGAACAGGACTGTCCCTCCAAACTTTAAGAACCTAGTTGCCTTGGCTGCACAGCTTCTTATGACAGTCTTTACATTTGTCTCAGACAGTGACCGTTGAAAAACTATTGGTCCTGTGTAGAGCATATTTGGTGTACCTCGATCtgattttgtgttttttttataacTTTTATCAATGCTTGTCAATTTGATGAGTAATTCTAAAATGAGGTAGTTAATAACTAATGATGCAGTCTACAAAAGTCACTTGATTTAACATATAGAcataagtacagttgaagtctgaagtttacatacaccttagccaaatacatttaaactcagtttttcacaatttttgACATTTAATCTCTGtaaaaaaattccctgttttaggtcagttaggttcaccactttattttaaatatgtgaaatgtcagaataatattagagaata contains these protein-coding regions:
- the LOC118360968 gene encoding pre-mRNA-splicing factor SPF27-like — encoded protein: MAGTSSVAGEVFVDALPYFDQGYDAAGVREAAAALVEEETRRYRPTKNYLSYMPTPDFTTFETEIMRNEFERLAARQPLELLSMKRYELPAPSSGQKNDITAWQESVNNSMAQLEHQAVRIENLELMAHYGTNAWKVYNDNLAFMIELAQKELQKCRKQIQDLNWQRKNDQLAGGAKLRELESNWVSLVSKNYEIERAIVQLENEVGQLKQQHGDENKENIRQDF